GCCGCTGTGCCCGTTGGTGCAACTCGTCCAGTTTCCCGTCCAGTCTCCGTTCAGACAGGGCGCTGGCGATGTCGTCTGCGCAGCGACTGGTTCCTGCGCCTGGGCATCCCACCCGACGAGGGCCAGCGCGATGATGACGAACATGCCGTGGCGCACGAACATCCCGGACATTCCTGAACTGTCGATCTCAATGATCGTGAGGAGAAACTCTCGCCTAACCGCGGGGCCGAGTGCGAGAAAGCTGAGTGCAACCGCTTCATTAGAAATCTACACGACGCCGTCGTCGCGGCATTTTTGACCGCCGCGCAAAGACAAGATTGCAGCGAAAAGTCGCGAACGCAGCGGTCCGCACAGCAGAACCCGCAGAGTTCGCCAGCGACGCTTGTTATTCAACTGAGAATCATTCCCGAAGTGAATGAACCGGTCTTGCCCCGCGGAATTCAGCAATTCAATTTTTGAAACAGCGTTCGACGCGGGCACCCGGTAGAGCAAACTGCTCTAGGCGAACAGTTCGCGGATCGGCTGGCCCTGGTCGGTGATCGGCACCGGACGGTCGCCGGCGGCGTACAGCTCTTCCGACGGGTTGATGCCCATTGCACAGCAGATCGTCGCGTGCATGTCCGGCACGGAGACGGGACGGTCGACGATCTTCATCCCAAGTTCGTCGGTCGTGCCGATCATCTTGCCGTTCTGCAATCCGCCCCCGGCGAGGACCACGGTGAAGCTGGCGCCATGGTGTCCGCGTCCGCCGCCGTTGTCGAATTGGGCGGGCCGGCCGAACTCCGACGCCACCACGATCAGCGTCTTGTCCAGCATCTGCTTCGACTCCAGGTCAAGCACCAGAGTGGAGAGCGCTTTGTCGAGATCCTGAATCAGCAAGTGCTGGTTCAACTGCCCGGAATTGTGCGTGTCCCAGCCGGTGCCGTTCACGAAGTTCAGATTGTGGGAGACTTCGATAAATCGGGTGCCCGACTCCAGCAGCCGCCGCGACAGCAGGCAGCGCTGACCAAACTCGCTGCCGTACGCTTCCCGCAGGTCGGCGGGTTCCTCATCCAGATTGAAGACGCTCATGAATTCCGGGCCAGAGAGCCGCAGCGCTTCGCTCACAGATGAATCATAATCGCGAATCGTTTTGCCGCCGGTCGCCCGTTCCAGATATTCCGCCCGAACCTGTTCGAGCAGCTGTTCCCGGCGCGACTGCCGCGCCGTGCCAATCTCAGGCGGACGCGTAAAACTGCTGGGCCCGGCCTCGGTGCTGGTCAGGTAAACGTATCCCGCCTTCGACCCGAGAAAGCCAGGGCCGCGGGTGACGTTGGGATACCCGATCAGGATGTACGCCGGAGCGTTTTCGCTCACCGCGCCCCGTTTATGGGCGACGATCGAGCCAATCGACGGATAAACGATGC
This genomic interval from Planctomicrobium piriforme contains the following:
- a CDS encoding DUF1501 domain-containing protein, with the translated sequence MFSNATRRDFLKQAAAGATGMLAAGGAAPLLANSEKKNFPVGKAEHCIMIWLGGGSSQIDTWDPKRRGDAKEKVAGSYYDPIDTAVPGIQVCEHLSGCAKILDRFNLLRTVHHEVIDEHAAATNRMHTGRPTSGSIVYPSIGSIVAHKRGAVSENAPAYILIGYPNVTRGPGFLGSKAGYVYLTSTEAGPSSFTRPPEIGTARQSRREQLLEQVRAEYLERATGGKTIRDYDSSVSEALRLSGPEFMSVFNLDEEPADLREAYGSEFGQRCLLSRRLLESGTRFIEVSHNLNFVNGTGWDTHNSGQLNQHLLIQDLDKALSTLVLDLESKQMLDKTLIVVASEFGRPAQFDNGGGRGHHGASFTVVLAGGGLQNGKMIGTTDELGMKIVDRPVSVPDMHATICCAMGINPSEELYAAGDRPVPITDQGQPIRELFA